A window of Saccharomyces paradoxus chromosome XIII, complete sequence contains these coding sequences:
- the SGS1 gene encoding ATP-dependent DNA helicase SGS1 (RecQ family nucleolar DNA helicase~similar to YMR190C) encodes MVTKPSHNLRREHKWLKETATLQEDRDFVFQAIQKHITNKRPKTNSPPTTPSRDEYGAGATNLLTSVPASASTNTATKQHEVLQTLSNDTEWLSYPATSNQYTDVPMVDIPASTSVVSNPRTPSGSKAHNFNTYPSHMGSSLVENDSSRNLDCRNNIKDLTDNSGTNKQFENNMKVEVIRLQSSLIAALKEQSKLLMQKCSIIESTSLSEDAKRLQLSRDIRPQLSNMSIRIDSLEKEIVKSKKDGTSKGHIKGRSQIPSQDDNIISSILPSPLENNTSSRNSNLTNTAATTVTKALVITATKQTISNNTNKNSNNNSNDDDLIQVLDDEDDVDYDPPITLKEGAPQSPAFPPLHMSSEEQDELIRSRSMRSREPVNYRIPDRDDPFDYVMGKSLKDDYPDVEREEDELTMEAEEDAHSSYMTTRDEEKEESDLLNQSDFDFVVNDGLDPTQDTDYHDNLDVSANIQEKSQEDDTRSTITLSQNKNVQVILSSPTAQSASSNCQKLTGVEHIDLLEDDLEKDAILDDSMSFSFGHQHVPMSHSDLELIDSEKENGGYEEDNNNNDVEYLSDSDLERFDEERENRTQVADIQELDNDLKIITERKLTGDNNHRSPSWSPIIKMEKSSVCQKGEEDDFDDDFSLSDIVSKSNLPSKTNAPTYPWSDEVLYRLHEVFKLPGFRPNQQEAVNATLQGKDVFVLMPTGGGKSLCYQLPAVVKSGKTHGTTIVISPLISLMQDQVEHLLNKNIKASMFSSRGTAEQRRQTFNLFINGLLDLVYISPEMISASEQCKRAISRLYADGKLARIVVDEAHCVSNWGHDFRPDYKELKFFKREYPDIPMIALTATASEQVRMDIIHNLELKEPVFLKQSFNRTNLYYEVNKKTKNTIFEICDAVKSRFKNQTGIIYCHSKKSCEQTSAQMQRNGIKCAYYHAGMEPDERLSVQKAWQADEIQVICATVAFGMGIDKPDVRFVYHFTVPRTLEGYYQETGRAGRDGKYSYCITYFSFRDIRTMQTMIQKDKNLDRENKEKHLNKLQQVMAYCDNVTDCRRKLVLSYFNEDFDSKSCHKNCDNCRNSANVINEERDVTEPAKKIVKLVESIQNERVTIIYCQDIFKGSRSSKIVQANHDTLEEHGLGKSMQKSEIERIFFHLITIRVLQEYSIMNNSGFASSYVKVGPNAKKLLTGKMEIKMQFTISAPNSRPSTSSSFQPNEDNTPVIAQKSTTIGGSVAANPPRFISAKEHLRSYTYGGSTMGASHPISLKNTNDLRSTQELNNLRMTYERLRELSLNLGNRMVPPVGNFMPDCILKKMAAILPMNDLAFATLGTVEDKYRRRFKYFKATIADLSKKRSSADHEKYDTILNEESANGASASDSGIVQSTGTRSKFFDANPNEARENEQIINQIRQSQLPKNATSSKSGTRAICKPVKKSTNGRRGFRNYRGHYRGRK; translated from the coding sequence ATGGTGACGAAGCCCTCACATAACTTAAGAAGGGAGCACAAATGGTTGAAGGAAACGGCGACTTTGCAGGAAGACAGAGATTTTGTCTTCCAGGCTATCCAAAAGCACATTACGAACAAGAGGCCTAAGACAAATTCGCCACCTACTACCCCATCCAGAGATGAGTATGGAGCAGGAGCAACAAATTTATTAACCAGTGTTCCTGCCTCTGCATCTACTAATACTGCTACGAAGCAACATGAGGTTTTGCAAACATTATCGAACGACACGGAATGGCTCTCCTACCCTGCCACATCAAACCAATATACTGACGTACCCATGGTTGATATACCAGCCAGCACAAGTGTTGTATCGAACCCAAGGACCCCCAGTGGCTCAAAAGCCCACAATTTCAACACATATCCCTCGCATATGGGTAGTTCTCTTGTGGAAAATGACAGTAGTAGAAATCTAGACTGcagaaataatattaaagaTTTAACTGATAATTCAGGTACAAACAAACAGTTCGAGAATAATATGAAAGTAGAGGTAATCCGACTTCAGAGCTCCCTGATTGCGGCCTTAAAAGAACAATCGAAATTATTAATGCAAAAATGTAGCATCATCGAATCTACATCATTGTCAGAGGACGCCAAAAGGCTGCAATTAAGTAGAGATATACGGCCCCAGTTATCAAATATGTCCATCCGAATAGATTCCCTGGAAAAGGAGATCGTAAAATCTAAGAAAGATGGAACGTCAAAAGGCCATATTAAAGGACGCAGTCAAATTCCTTCACAAGatgataatattatatcAAGCATTCTGCCTAGTCCCTTGGAAAACAATACATCCTCCAGGAATTCAAATCTGACAAATACGGCTGCAACCACTGTCACTAAGGCTTTGGTCATCACTGCAACCAAACAAACTATTTCTAATAACACGAATAAGAAtagcaataacaatagtaaCGACGATGATTTGATTCAAGTTCTagatgatgaggatgatgTAGATTATGATCCGCCCATAACACTGAAAGAGGGGGCTCCACAATCTCCTGCATTCCCACCTCTCCACATGTCCTCAGAAGAACAAGATGAACTTATAAGAAGCAGGAGTATGCGTTCGAGAGAACCAGTTAACTATAGAATACCTGACAGGGATGATCCTTTTGACTATGTAATGGgtaaatctttgaaagacGATTATCCGGATGTTGAACGagaagaggatgaattAACAATGGAGGCAGAAGAGGATGCCCATTCTAGCTATATGACTACTagagatgaagaaaaagaggaaagcGATTTGTTAAATCAAAGCgattttgattttgtaGTAAACGATGGTCTTGACCCAACTCAAGACACTGATTATCATGACAATCTGGATGTTAGTGCtaatattcaagaaaaatccCAAGAAGACGATACCAGATCCACAATTACTTTAtcacaaaataaaaatgttcAGGTTATTTTATCATCTCCAACAGCACAAAGCGCTTCATCAAATTGCCAAAAGCTAACAGGTGTGGAGCATATTGACTTGTTGGAAGATGACCTGGAAAAGGATGCAATTCTGGATGATAGTATGAGTTTCTCTTTTGGTCATCAACATGTGCCCATGTCTCATTCTGATTTAGAGTTGATAGACagcgaaaaagaaaatggtggttatgaagaagataataacaataacgaTGTCGAGTACCTATCAGATAGCGATTTAGAAAGATTTGACGAAGAAAGAGAGAATAGAACCCAAGTAGCAGATATCCAGGAACTAGACAATGAcctgaaaataataacagaAAGAAAGCTTACCGGTGATAATAATCATCGATCACCATCTTGGTCTCccataataaaaatggaGAAATCCAGTGTTTGTCAAAAGGGCGAGGAAGACGATTTTGATGACGATTTTTCATTAAGCGATATAGTGAGTAAATCCAATTTACCCTCCAAAACGAACGCTCCAACCTACCCTTGGTCTGATGAAGTTTTATACCGTTTACACGAAGTATTCAAACTGCCTGGTTTCAGACCCAACCAACAAGAGGCTGTCAATGCGACTTTGCAAGGTAAAGATGTTTTTGTGCTTATGCCGACAGGGGGTGGTAAATCTCTTTGCTATCAACTTCCTGCAGTGGTTAAATCGGGTAAGACACATGGTACTACTATTGTCATCTCTCCGTTAATTTCCCTGATGCAAGATCAAGTGGAACatttattgaataaaaatattaaagcGAGCATGTTCAGCTCGAGGGGGACCGCTGAGCAAAGACGACAAACTTTCAATTTATTTATCAATGGATTATTGGATTTAGTTTACATATCTCCTGAAATGATCAGTGCTTCAGAACAATGCAAAAGAGCTATCAGTAGATTGTATGCGGATGGTAAGTTGGCCCGTATTGTTGTAGATGAAGCGCATTGTGTTTCTAACTGGGGCCACGATTTCAGGCCTGATtataaagaattaaaatttttcaaaagagaataCCCTGATATCCCAATGATTGCTCTAACTGCAACTGCAAGTGAACAAGTCAGAATGGATATCATTCACAATCTAGAGCTGAAGGAGCCTGTTTTTCTAAAGCAAAGTTTTAATAGAACAAATTTGTATTATGAAGTGAACAAGAAGACCAaaaataccatttttgaGATCTGTGATGCCGTTAAATCTAGGTTCAAAAACCAAACTGGTATAATATATTGCCACTCTAAAAAATCTTGCGAACAAACGTCAGCTCAAATGCAAAGAAATGGCATCAAATGTGCATATTACCATGCAGGTATGGAGCCTGATGAAAGATTAAGTGTACAAAAGGCATGGCAAGCGGATGAGATACAAGTTATTTGTGCTACCGTCGCTTTCGGTATGGGTATTGATAAACCTGATGTCAGATTTGTTTACCATTTTACTGTTCCCCGAACATTAGAAGGGTATTATCAAGAAACCGGCCGTGCCGGAAGAGATGGGAAGTATTCATATTGTATTACCTACTTTTCATTTAGAGACATTAGAACCATGCAGACAATGATTCAGAAGGATAAGAACTTAGACAGAGAAAATAAGGAGAAACATCTGAATAAATTACAGCAAGTGATGGCGTATTGTGATAACGTTACAGATTGCAGAAGAAAGTTGGTTTTATCTTATTTCAATGAGGATTTTGACTCCAAATCGTGTCACAAGAACTGTGACAATTGTAGAAACAGCGCCAACGTGATCAATGAGGAAAGGGATGTTACAGAACCTGCCAAGAAGATCGTCAAATTAGTGGAAAGTATCCAAAATGAAAGGGTCACAATAATTTATTGCCAAGACATTTTTAAAGGTTCGAGGAGCTCAAAAATTGTTCAGGCAAACCATGACACATTAGAGGAACATGGTCTCGGTAAATCCATGCAAAAATCTGAAATCgagagaatttttttccatttaaTTACGATCCGAGTTTTACAAGAGTATTCAATAATGAACAATAGCGGCTTTGCTTCAAGTTACGTAAAAGTTGGCCCCAACGCTAAAAAATTGCTCACCGGAAAAATGGAGATAAAGATGCAATTTACAATATCGGCACCAAACTCCCGTCCCTCGACATCTTCTAGCTTTCAACCAAATGAAGATAATACACCAGTTATTGCACAGAAATCAACGACTATTGGAGGAAGTGTGGCTGCTAATCCACCGCGCTTTATAAGTGCGAAGGAACACCTAAGATCGTATACATATGGTGGTTCGACCATGGGTGCCTCTCATCCGATCTCTCTGAAGAACACGAACGATTTACGTTCAACACAAGAACTTAATAACCTGCGAATGACATACGAACGTTTGAGGGAATTATCTTTAAATTTAGGAAATAGAATGGTTCCTCCAGTTGGGAACTTTATGCCTGACTgtatattaaaaaaaatggcggCAATATTACCGATGAACGACTTAGCTTTTGCAACTTTAGGTACCGTGGAGGATAAATATCGCCGAAGGTTCAAGTACTTCAAAGCCACGATTGCGGATCTtagcaagaaaagatcCAGCGCGGACCATGAAAAATACGACACAATATTGAATGAAGAATCTGCGAACGGAGCGTCTGCTTCCGACAGTGGGATTGTTCAAAGTACTGGAACAAGATCTAAGTTTTTTGACGCCAATCCAAACGAAGCTAGGGAAAATGAGCAAATAATCAACCAAATCAGACAAAGTCAGTTACCCAAGAATGCCACAAGCAGTAAATCAGGTACGAGGGCGATCTGCAAGCCGGTCAAGAAGTCTACCAATGGTAGACGAGGTTTTAGAAACTACCGAGGTCACTACAGAGGAAGGAAGTAA
- the MRPS17 gene encoding mitochondrial 37S ribosomal protein uS17m (Mitochondrial ribosomal protein of the small subunit~similar to YMR188C), whose amino-acid sequence MARQNFLGLVVSQGKMQKTVKVRVETKVFNKKINKELFHRRDYLVHDEGEISREGDLVRIEATRPLSKRKFFAIAEIIRNKGQQFALYESEAQLSVAKEEAQKAKEFLDKRLVRENKLNGKTTLLRDIRIVQDALSKGSTPKELLEIKQRYGIQDFSQETVRQLLQLNISELEVNLGKQRIMIDRIQTRLSELLSNDLKCDQFLKDHGVEDPLTLKKNIKKNLLRKHVMMDLQQPRQ is encoded by the coding sequence ATGGCCCGTCAAAACTTTTTAGGCTTGGTTGTCTCCCAAGGGAAGATGCAAAAAACAGTTAAAGTGCGTGTAGAAACAAAAgtcttcaataaaaaaatcaataagGAATTGTTTCATAGAAGAGATTATTTGGTGCATGATGAAGGTGAAATATCAAGAGAGGGTGATCTAGTAAGGATAGAAGCGACGAGGCCGCTTTCAAAGAGGAAGTTCTTTGCCATTGCAGAGATTATTAGAAACAAAGGTCAACAATTTGCATTATACGAATCAGAAGCTCAATTAAGTGTTGCAAAGGAGGAAGCACAAAAGGCAAAAGAATTCTTAGACAAAAGGTTAgtaagagaaaataaactgAATGGAAAAACGACTCTTTTACGGGATATTAGAATCGTCCAAGATGCATTATCTAAGGGATCAACACCGAAAGAGTTATTGGAGATTAAACAAAGATATGGTATCCAGGATTTTTCGCAGGAAACTGTGAGGCAGCTTTTACAATTAAACATCTCTGAATTGGAGGTTAATTTAGGGAAACAAAGAATTATGATTGATCGTATTCAAACGCGATTATCCGAGTTATTGTCGAATGACCTAAAATGTGATcagtttttgaaagatcATGGTGTTGAGGATCCTTTgactttgaagaaaaacatcaaGAAGAATTTACTAAGAAAACATGTCATGATGGATTTGCAACAACCAAGGCAGTAA
- the GCV2 gene encoding glycine decarboxylase subunit P (P subunit of the mitochondrial glycine decarboxylase complex~similar to YMR189W) — protein MLRTRVAAILYKATARSGTHYASLARARSFHSQSILLKAAVTDISSTQYTRIYNPELKNVDKPLDTFARRHLGPSPNDVEKMLKTMGYSDLNAFIEELVPPNILKRRPLKLEAPSKGFCEQEMLQHLERIANKNRYKVKNFIGKGYYGTILPPVIQRNLLESPEWYTSYTPYQPEISQGRLEALLNFQTVVSDLTGLPVANASLLDEGTAAGEAMLLSFNISRKKKLKYVIDKKLHQQTKSVLHTRAKPFNIEIVEVDCSDTKNAVDVLKNPDVSGCLVQYPATDGSILPPDSMKQLSEALHSHKSLLSVASDLMALTLLKPPAHYGADIVLGSSQRFGVPMGYGGPHAAFFAVIDKLNRKIPGRIVGVSKDRLGKTALRLALQTREQHIKRDKATSNICTAQALLANVASSYCVYHGPKGLQNISRRIFCLTSMLANAIKNDNCPHQLVNQSWFDTLTIKLGNGLSSQQLLDRALKEFDINLFAVDTTTVSLALDETTTKADVENLLKVFNIENSTQFLFEDYSDSFPIEFQRTDEILKNEVFHMHHSETAMLRYLHRLQSRDLSLANSMIPLGSCTMKLNSTVEMMPITWPQFSNIHPFQPSNQVQGYKELITSLEKDLCSITGFDGISLQPNSGAQGEYTGLRVIRSYLESKGESHRNICLIPVSAHGTNPASAAMAGLKVVPVNCLQDGSLDLVDLKTKAEKHSKELAAVMITYPSTYGLFEPGIQHAIDIVHSFGGQVYLDGANMNAQVGLTSPGDLGADVCHLNLHKTFSIPHGGGGPAGAPICVKSHLIPHLPKHDVVDMITGIGSNKSIDSVSSAPYGNALVLPISYAYIKMMGNEALPFSSVIAMLNSNYMMTRLKDHYKILFVNELSTLKHCAHEFIVDLREYKAKGVEAIDVAKRLQDYGFHAPTLAFPVPGTLMVEPTESENLEELDRFCDAMISIKGEINALAAGQPKGQILKNAPHSLEDFITSSDWDTRGYTREEAAYPLSFLRYNKFWPTVARLDDTYGDMNLICTCPSVEEIASETE, from the coding sequence ATGCTTAGGACAAGAGTGGCTGCCATCTTATATAAGGCTACTGCCAGGTCAGGCACACATTATGCTTCTTTAGCGAGGGCCAGATCATTTCATTCTCAGTCCATTTTGCTCAAGGCGGCTGTTACAGACATATCTTCCACGCAGTACACGAGGATTTACAATCCTGAGTTGAAAAATGTGGATAAACCTCTAGATACTTTTGCCAGGCGTCATTTAGGTCCTTCCCCTAATGAcgttgaaaaaatgttaaaaaCAATGGGCTACAGCGATTTAAACGCATTTATAGAAGAGCTTGTTCCTCccaatattttgaagagaaGACCATTGAAACTAGAGGCTCCTAGTAAGGGATTCTGTGAACAAGAAATGCTTCAACATCTAGAAAGGATTGCCAATAAGAACCGCTATAAAGTTAAAAACTTTATCGGTAAGGGTTATTACGGTACGATTTTACCACCAGTTATTCAGAGAAACCTGTTGGAAAGTCCTGAATGGTATACTTCTTATACTCCCTATCAGCCTGAAATATCACAAGGTAGGCTTGAAGCGCTATTGAACTTTCAAACAGTCGTTTCAGATTTGACCGGTTTGCCCGTGGCCAACGCCTCATTGTTGGATGAGGGTACTGCAGCTGGTGAAGCTATGCTATTGTCGTTCAATATTTccaggaaaaaaaaattgaaatacGTAATagataaaaaattacacCAGCAAACAAAGAGTGTCCTTCATACCAGAGCCAAACCGtttaatattgaaattgttgaagTTGACTGTTCAGACACCAAGAACGCCGTAGATGTTTTGAAGAATCCCGACGTATCTGGTTGTTTGGTTCAATATCCAGCAACAGATGGTTCAATTTTACCGCCTGATTCGATGAAACAACTTTCTGAAGCGTTACACTCTCACAAGTCTTTACTCTCTGTCGCTTCAGACTTAATGGCTTTGACACTTTTGAAACCACCTGCTCATTACGGCGCTGACATTGTCCTGGGCTCTTCTCAACGATTTGGTGTCCCAATGGGTTATGGTGGTCCTCATGCTGCCTTTTTTGCTGTCATTGATAAGttaaatagaaaaattcCAGGTAGAATTGTCGGTGTGTCTAAAGACCGCTTAGGGAAAACGGCCTTGCGGTTGGCCCTCCAAACTAGAGAGCAACACATCAAGCGTGATAAGGCAACTTCAAATATTTGTACCGCTCAAGCTCTATTGGCTAATGTTGCTTCAAGCTACTGCGTTTATCACGGTCCCAAGGGCCTGCAGAATATTTCCAGGAGAATATTTTGCTTAACATCAATGTTGGCAAATGCCATTAAAAACGACAATTGCCCTCACCAACTAGTAAACCAAAGTTGGTTTGATACTTTGACTATAAAGTTAGGTAATGGCCTCTCTTCTCAGCAGTTATTGGACAGGGCTCTGAAAGAATTTGATATCAATTTGTTTGCCGTCGATACTACCACTGTTTCCTTGGCACTTGACGAAACAACTACAAAAGCTGATGTTGAAAACCTACTGAAAGTATTTAACATCGAAAATTCCACGCAGTTCCTTTTTGAAGACTATTCTGACAGCTTCCCGATAGAATTTCAGCGTACCGATGAAATATTGAAGAACGAAGTGTTTCACATGCACCATAGCGAAACAGCAATGTTGAGATACTTACATAGGTTGCAATCTCGTGATTTATCACTTGCTAATTCTATGATTCCTTTAGGTTCCTGTACTATGAAATTGAACAGTACTGTTGAAATGATGCCAATCACTTGGCCGCAATTTTCCAATATCCACCCCTTCCAGCCATCAAACCAGGTTCAAGGGTACAAAGAACTAATTACTTCTCTGGAGAAAGATTTATGCAGCATTACAGGTTTCGATGGTATTTCTTTACAACCTAATTCAGGTGCACAAGGTGAATACACCGGTTTGAGAGTAATCAGATCTTACTTGGAAAGCAAGGGTGAAAGTCACCGTAACATATGTTTAATCCCCGTTTCCGCACATGGTACAAATCCAGCTTCTGCTGCCATGGCGGGTTTGAAAGTTGTTCCCGTCAACTGTTTACAAGATGGTTCTTTGGATCTTGTTGACTTAAAGACCAAGGCTGAAAAGCATTCTAAAGAACTAGCGGCCGTAATGATCACCTATCCTTCTACTTACGGTTTATTTGAACCAGGCATCCAACATGCTATCGATATCGTGCATTCTTTTGGTGGACAAGTCTATTTGGATGGTGCTAATATGAACGCGCAGGTTGGGCTAACTTCACCTGGAGATCTTGGTGCAGATGTCTGCCATTTGAATTTGCACAAGACATTTTCCATCCCTCATGGTGGCGGTGGTCCAGCTGGGGCTCCCATTTGCGTCAAATCCCATTTAATACCTCATTTACCTAAACATGATGTTGTTGACATGATCACTGGAATTGGCAGTAACAAATCTATCGATTCGGTCTCCTCTGCTCCATATGGTAATGCTTTAGTATTGCCAATTTCTTATGCCTACATCAAAATGATGGGTAATGAAGCATTGCCATTTTCTAGTGTGATAGCCATGCTAAATTCGAATTATATGATGACGAGATTAAAGGATCATTATAAGATTCTTTTCGTCAATGAATTAAGCACACTAAAACACTGCGCTCATGAATTTATAGTTGATCTTAGAGAATATAAAGCTAAGGGTGTTGAAGCTATCGATGTTGCCAAGAGATTGCAAGACTACGGATTCCATGCGCCAACATTGGCCTTCCCTGTTCCTGGAACTTTGATGGTGGAACCAACAGAATCAGAGAACCTGGAGGAATTAGATAGATTTTGTGATGCCATGATATCCATCAAAGGAGAAATAAATGCCTTAGCAGCCGGTCAACCAAAGGGACAGATTCTGAAAAATGCCCCTCATTCATTGGAAGATTTTATTACTTCCTCCGATTGGGATACAAGAGGTTATACTCGTGAAGAAGCGGCTTACCCCTTATCCTTTTTGAGATACAATAAGTTCTGGCCTACTGTTGCTAGATTGGATGACACTTATGGCGACATGAATTTAATATGTACATGCCCTTCAGTAGAGGAAATTGCGAGCGAAACTGAATGA
- the SPG5 gene encoding Spg5p (Protein required for proteasome assembly during quiescence~similar to YMR191W), with protein MTVGGNNWSMWLRMSRVHLRQITKSLDRTLIVLSHGKFPLRYNHNIFNTWWKSLFDASVAFRRANSFNASPFTRRGITIFDRFKPVANVSKFATLPRVPKGTPRGLFTNWNMTTSKKLLGQRAYSTSSIKFTQEAVNNMTISLRCFFNSLDGLDQCSQSNHSKAFHNTSNVTSKQNYVQPVAFKKLSQKDINFIRDLELFKLMKTQNQVVDETNAYLVERSGSYIEFIVPEFNLNGTSSAPLSFLNPSLLGDLDEIITNYKNELKSIYSSVDMILRNYGSLPTTFHRNKIRIHFPNSTVVETEKLIASLNITTGIIYADASPDISLEGAKLNALVNDDKSTGTWTFIDEPPFPARNAFSPILSEASDDTYEFV; from the coding sequence ATGACTGTAGGTGGTAATAACTGGAGCATGTGGCTGCGAATGTCACGGGTCCACCTCAGGCAGATCACAAAGTCTCTTGACCGAACGCTAATCGTGTTGAGCCATGGGAAGTTCCCCCTTCGATATAATCacaatatttttaataCTTGGTGGAAGAGCCTGTTTGATGCTTCTGTAGCCTTTAGAAGGGCAAACAGCTTTAATGCGTCCCCTTTTACAAGGAGAGGAATCACAATATTTGACCGCTTCAAGCCTGTCGCCAATGTCAGCAAATTTGCTACCTTGCCCAGGGTGCCCAAAGGTACCCCAAGGGGCTTATTTACCAACTGGAATATGACgacatcaaagaaattacTAGGACAGAGAGCTTATTCTACTTCTAGCATCAAATTTACCCAAGAAGCCGTGAATAACATGACTATATCCTTAAGGTGTTTTTTCAACTCATTGGACGGATTAGATCAGTGCTCCCAATCTAACCACTCCAAAGCTTTCCACAATACGTCTAATGTTACCTCTAAACAGAACTACGTTCAACCAGTTGCCTTTAAGAAACTATCTCAAAAAGACATAAATTTCATTCGCGATTTAGAACTATTTAAATTAATGAAGACTCAGAATCAAGTTGTTGATGAAACTAACGCATACTTGGTGGAGAGATCAGGTTCTTACATTGAATTCATCGTTCCAGAATTCAACCTTAATGGGACATCCTCTGCGcctttgtcttttttgaatCCTTCTTTACTAGGAGATTTGGATGAAATAATTAcaaattacaaaaatgaattaaaATCAATATATAGTAGCGTTGACATGATCTTACGGAATTATGGGTCATTGCCGACAACTTTTCATCGAAATAAGATCCGAATACATTTTCCAAACTCGACCGTGGTGGAGACAGAAAAACTAATCGCAAGCCTAAATATCACTACAGGTATTATTTATGCAGATGCATCTCCCGATATTAGTCTAGAAGGTGCAAAGTTGAATGCTCTGGTCAATGATGATAAGTCAACAGGTACGTGGACCTTTATTGATGAGCCCCCTTTTCCCGCTAGGAACGCTTTTTCACCTATTTTATCGGAGGCATCTGATGATACTTATGAATTCGTCTAG